The DNA sequence TCAAATCCGTCAGTAGTGACTACCCCTTGCGTGGGGAGCTGCAAATTAGCCGCAGTACAAATCCCCAGAACAAAGATAAAGTGAATAGCAGCAATGGCCCGGCACCCGGTAATGCCTGGGTTGATCCGGCCTTACTGGAAGTCTTGCAAGCCAAGATTGGCGATACCGTTGCATTAGGGCAGGCACGCCTGCGTATTGATGCTGTCTTGTTGCGTGAACTCGATCGCGGCGCGGCGTTTATGAACTTTGCCCCGCGGGTGATGATCGCTTTAGAGGATTTACCCAAGACGGAGTTGCTTGGCTTGGGGAGTCGAGTGACCTATCGCTTGCTCGTTGCGGGATCCAATGCAGCCGTTGCCGATTATCAAAACTGGGTGGTGAATGCCATCGAGTCAGATCAGTTGCGCGGCATGCGTATTGAAACCCTGGAAACGGGTCAGCCGGTGATGCGCAAAACGCTCGATCGCGCTGAGCGTTTTTTATCCTTGATTGCATTGTTAACGGCCATGGTTTCTGCAGTCGCGATTGCGTTAGCAGCGCGCCGTTACGTGGTGCGCCAGGCCAACGTCTGCGCGGTGATGAAGTGCCTGGGCGCCACGCAGGGCACGATCCTGCGCCAGCAACTGAAAACACTAGCCTTGTTGGGTTTATTGGCCGCTGCATTTGGAATTGCAGTCGGTTGGCTGATTCAGTATGGGCTGATGTGGTTCTTGGGTAATTTATTATTGGCCGATTTACCTCCGCCATCGCTGTGGCCAGTTCTATGGAGCGCGCTGCTCTCCTGGTTTTTATTGCTAGGCTTTGCAGGACCTCCGTTGCTTACCTTGGTACAGATTTCACCGGTGCGTTTGGTTCGCCGTGAGTTGAGCGGAGTGCCGGTGGCGGCGCGCTGGGTTGCTTTATTGGGGCTCTTCAGTTTTGCTGTGTTGCTGCTGTGGGCGGCGCGTGACTGGAAGCTCGCTAGTTGGGTTGGTTTGAGTTTTGGTGGTGCGATTGCCGTATTCGCATTGCTATCCTTGATCGCTCTGAAATTGTTGGCGCGCTCTTCTGTGAGCGGGATACTCAGCCGACTTGGATTTGCAGGCCGTTTTGCATTGCGTGCGCAGGCGCGTAGCCCCGCCTTTGCGGTGATGCAAATTACTGCATTAGCGATTGCCTTGATGGCTCTCTTAATCATTTTGCTCTTGCGACAGGATTTACTAAAAACCTGGCAAGGCAATGTGCCGGTCGATGCGCCGAACCGCTTTGTGATTAATATTCAGAATGATCAACGCGATGCCTTAACGCAAGACCTTGTAGCAGCCGGTCTTAGCAAGCCCGATTTATATCCCATGGTGCGCGGCCGTTTAGTGGAAATCAATAACCGCGCAGTGATGCCGAGCGATTACAGCAAAGACAATGCGCGCCGTTTAGTGGATCGCGAGTTTAATTTGTCGTACACCATGGATTTGCCGGATGGCAATCAGGTGATTGCTGGTAACTGGTTTACACAAGATAAGCCGCAAATCTCCGTCGAGACTGGTATTGCCAAAACCTTGGGATTAAAACTGGGCGATCGATTGGCATTTGAGATTGCTGGCGAGACCGTCAGCGCTGAAATTACATCGTTACGTTCATTGGAGTGGGGCTCCATGCGCGTCAATTTCTTTGTGATCATGCCGCCAGTACTCTTGCAAGACTTGCCACAATCCTGGATTACCGCGTATTACCAGCCACCATCCATCGAAGTACAGGACTTCCGCTTAACTCAGCGCTATCCAAACATTACCGTAGTGGATGTGGCGAACTCCTTGCAACAAATCCAAGATGTCTTGAATCGCTTGGGCGCTGCCTTGGGCCTCTTGTTCACATTCACGATTGCGGCGGCTATCTTGGTATTGTTTGCGGCGATTTCAGCAACGCAAGATGAGCGCTTTCGGGATGCCGCGCTCCTTAAAGCAGTCGGCGCTTCGAGTCCTACGCTGGCTGCGATTGCCAGTATTGAATTGGCAATTGTCGGTGGCTTAGCCGGTCTCTTGGGTGGGTTTGCTGCTGCGATGGCCGCCTGGGCATTGGGGCATTTTGTACTTGAAATTGAATTCAATTCCTTTGCATCGTCAATCGCGATGGGAGTTGCGTTTGGACTAGTCGCTTGTGTGATTGCGGGCTACCAATTCCAGCGGAAGATCCAGCGGGCTACGGCAATTGATTGTTTGCGAGAAGCCTAAGTCACTTAGCGAAGTAGTTTTACTTTCGCTTTTCCATTTTGGGCAGCTGGATTAATTTTGTTTTGCCCAGTCGATCGGGAATGCTTTGGCGGTGACGCGGATCCAAGTAAATGGAGAGCGGCCACAGAAATAGCGATACCGCAAACAGTAAGCTGATGATTCCCCACTTTTGCAGTTCTGCACTGGCCTGAATCAAAATACAAGGTACAAGCCATAGCGAGCCGTAAACGTAGCGCCATAAGGCTTGCCTGCGGGTGAGGCGGGCGCCGGAGACGTTCACCAATTTCACACGCCAGGTTTGCATCGCTAATGTTTGGCCGGTATGTGTCCAGTACCAAACAAAATAAAGGGCCAGCACGGCGTATAAATAGAAAAACGTTAACCAACTGGGAAGCGATACACCAAAAATAATGCCCAGTACGAGGTTGGGTAATAAGAAGAGCAGGGCAATCACGCCCAATAAGATCAGTTGCTCATAGAGAATGCAGAAGACCCGCTTCCAAAATCCGGGTGAGGGTAATGCAGTGAGTGGGGTGTCAACGGAACTGCTAGCACTGTTCAAAGGGGCCTGGCTCATGCGCCTTCATCTTCGTTGGGCGCAGCAGCGGGCGTTATAACGGGCAAGACGTTGGGGCGGTTTTGCAGCGTGGGCGAGCTAGCCGCGGTCGGCTTTTTCTTATTGTCTTCCTTGGCCGCCAATTTTTTCTTATCTTCCGGACTGAGTTGCTGGTAGGCCTGCCATGCGGAGGCCTTTTCTTCCGCAGGGAAGCGCAAGCTGCTGAGGTAATTGTCGCGCGCGATGCGGCGATCTTTTTGCGAGAGTTTGGCCCACTCGTTCATACGCGATTGCAAGCGTTCCTGATCGGCCCGTTTCATCTTGGGGTAAAGATTGGCAACCTGAATCCATTTTTGCCGACGTTCTTTGGACAGGTAGCTCCAATCTTCTTCGAGTGGCGCCAAGATCTTTTGTTGTACTGCGCTTAAGTCATCCCAATTGCCGCTGTGCTTTGGGGCGCTGGCTGCGGCCGGCTGTTTGGTTTGAGCCGCTACTTGATTCACGGGACCAATAGCCAGAAGGCTAAACACCAGTAGAAGCGCCCCCAGACTCCAGCCGTATGCAACTCGCTTTGCAGCAAGCGCAGATGGACTGTTTGGGAAGAGCGTGGATGGCATGGCGCTGTGTTTCTTGCCTCAGTTAGGATGGATCGACTGGAGCATCAGTCTTCTCGGAGTTGCCGGTCTCCAGCTCGCGCTTGGCGTGGCTGCTGAGTTTTAAGAACGCCAGAAAGCCACTGTCCATATAAGCGTCTGGCGGGACGTCATCCGATAGAAGGGCAATGTCCACCGCAGCAATGTCGTTGATGCGCGCGTCTTGCTGCCACTCGGAAATCGCCAATAAGCCGAAGGCCAGGACAATGAAGGGCGCAAACCAGCTTAAACGACTCCATTGGGAGGAGGGCTGGCTGCTATTGCCACCCTGATTTAAGGCCAATTGGGGGCGCAATACCTGCTGCAATTGCGGCAGGTATTCTGGCTTGCGCGCTGCCATAGCGGCAAGGCGTGCGAGATACAGGCGATCGGTCACGCGGCTGGGTAATTGCGCTATTGAACCGTCGAGGCATTCACGCACGGCGCTGCCAATTCGATCTAGCTCAAATTGGGGGTCTTGGTCGCGGTTCATAATGAAATTCCTTTTATTTTCAATGCATTAGCTAAAGTTTGTGTTGCTCTGGAACAATGGGTTTTGACGCTTCCCTCACTGCAACCCATAATTTGGGCAGTTTCCGCAATGCTTAGCTCATCCCAATAACGCATCAAGAAGGCTTCTCGTTGACGCGCTGGTAATTTTGCTATTTCAGCCTCTAGACTACGCAAAAGCTGGCTTTGCTCCAACTTTTGGGCACCATCTTGGTGAATTTGGCTGTCATCGGCCGCTTGGAGCTGCTCTAAGGGGTCGTAATCATCGGATTCATCCGATTTTTTGCCCATATTGGAGAAAAGGGTAACCCAGGCATTCCGCACCTTTTGGCGCCTAAACCAGTCATGGATGCGGTTTTGAAGGATGCGGGTAAAGAGCAGGGGCAGTTCTGTGCTAGGTTTATCCCCG is a window from the Polynucleobacter difficilis genome containing:
- a CDS encoding RNA polymerase sigma factor → MASAPELADFLSSVEKRAFKQAVYAVRDEDAALDIVQDAMIKLAEKYGDKPSTELPLLFTRILQNRIHDWFRRQKVRNAWVTLFSNMGKKSDESDDYDPLEQLQAADDSQIHQDGAQKLEQSQLLRSLEAEIAKLPARQREAFLMRYWDELSIAETAQIMGCSEGSVKTHCSRATQTLANALKIKGISL
- a CDS encoding ABC transporter permease: MADRFRGFERVVIQQAWRWFRRDLQSPELLWLGIALSLSVAALSSVGFLADRMQRAFEFDARQLLAADLLIAADQPIPARFIEAAKDRKLSIAQTVVFPSMATVGERGKLSSLKSVSSDYPLRGELQISRSTNPQNKDKVNSSNGPAPGNAWVDPALLEVLQAKIGDTVALGQARLRIDAVLLRELDRGAAFMNFAPRVMIALEDLPKTELLGLGSRVTYRLLVAGSNAAVADYQNWVVNAIESDQLRGMRIETLETGQPVMRKTLDRAERFLSLIALLTAMVSAVAIALAARRYVVRQANVCAVMKCLGATQGTILRQQLKTLALLGLLAAAFGIAVGWLIQYGLMWFLGNLLLADLPPPSLWPVLWSALLSWFLLLGFAGPPLLTLVQISPVRLVRRELSGVPVAARWVALLGLFSFAVLLLWAARDWKLASWVGLSFGGAIAVFALLSLIALKLLARSSVSGILSRLGFAGRFALRAQARSPAFAVMQITALAIALMALLIILLLRQDLLKTWQGNVPVDAPNRFVINIQNDQRDALTQDLVAAGLSKPDLYPMVRGRLVEINNRAVMPSDYSKDNARRLVDREFNLSYTMDLPDGNQVIAGNWFTQDKPQISVETGIAKTLGLKLGDRLAFEIAGETVSAEITSLRSLEWGSMRVNFFVIMPPVLLQDLPQSWITAYYQPPSIEVQDFRLTQRYPNITVVDVANSLQQIQDVLNRLGAALGLLFTFTIAAAILVLFAAISATQDERFRDAALLKAVGASSPTLAAIASIELAIVGGLAGLLGGFAAAMAAWALGHFVLEIEFNSFASSIAMGVAFGLVACVIAGYQFQRKIQRATAIDCLREA
- a CDS encoding RDD family protein — encoded protein: MSQAPLNSASSSVDTPLTALPSPGFWKRVFCILYEQLILLGVIALLFLLPNLVLGIIFGVSLPSWLTFFYLYAVLALYFVWYWTHTGQTLAMQTWRVKLVNVSGARLTRRQALWRYVYGSLWLVPCILIQASAELQKWGIISLLFAVSLFLWPLSIYLDPRHRQSIPDRLGKTKLIQLPKMEKRK
- a CDS encoding DUF3106 domain-containing protein encodes the protein MPSTLFPNSPSALAAKRVAYGWSLGALLLVFSLLAIGPVNQVAAQTKQPAAASAPKHSGNWDDLSAVQQKILAPLEEDWSYLSKERRQKWIQVANLYPKMKRADQERLQSRMNEWAKLSQKDRRIARDNYLSSLRFPAEEKASAWQAYQQLSPEDKKKLAAKEDNKKKPTAASSPTLQNRPNVLPVITPAAAPNEDEGA
- a CDS encoding DUF3619 family protein, producing the protein MNRDQDPQFELDRIGSAVRECLDGSIAQLPSRVTDRLYLARLAAMAARKPEYLPQLQQVLRPQLALNQGGNSSQPSSQWSRLSWFAPFIVLAFGLLAISEWQQDARINDIAAVDIALLSDDVPPDAYMDSGFLAFLKLSSHAKRELETGNSEKTDAPVDPS